CTCTCTATACAGAGGGAACGTCATTATAGCTACACCTATGTTCTATCAAATTATATAAAAAGGAATTTTTTTGATGCTGATTTTTTTAATACTGTTTTGTGTCGTAATCATAGGAAGCTATTTGATACGGAAAACGCTGCATATTAGAAAGTGCCGAAAGGAAAAGAAAAAGGTTATGGAGGAACGGCTTAAGCACCTTATTTTTACGAACACTAAGCAGCCACAAAAATAATTTTAACGTACTTTGTTATAAGCAAATATTTTTAAATACGAGCTATACTTTTTATTTCATTTCTCATTAGTTTAGTGTTAAACTATCTATTGTTATTTAAATGAAGTTATATTGAATATGATTTATTTTTATCTGTCAATATTCTGTTTATCACTCATTCTAGGAGGAGTTATGTATGAAACGTGTGGAAAATAAAGTAGCGCTTGTTACTGGCGGCGCGTCAGGCATCGGTTTATCCGCAGCAACTTTGTTAGCGAAAGAAGGAGCAAAAGTTGTTATTGCTGATTTTAATATTGAAGGAGCAAAAGAAGTTGCAGCTTCTTTAGTAAAAGAAGGTTATGAAGCATCCGCAGTGTTCTTAGATGCAGGCGATGCTCAATCTATTGAAGATGCAGTAGAGTTTACGGTTGCACAATACGGTACTATTACCGTTCTATTTAATAATGTTGGTTTAACAAACTTACAAAAAGATTTAGATGTTGTAAATATCGATTTAGATGAGTGGGATCGTCTAGTAAATGTAAACTTAAAATCAGTTTTACTAGGTAGCCGCTTCGCTATTCCTCATATGCAAAAAGCTGGTGGTGGTTCTATCATTAACACAGCTTCTATGGGCGCATTTGCAAGTGACCAAATACGTACAGCTTATGGTACGACAAAAGCTGGCGTCGTTCACTTAACTAAATACATTGCCACTCAATACGGTAAAGATAAAATCCGTTGTAATGCGATAGCACCAGGGTTAATTTTAACACCTGCAGCTAAAAACAACTTACCACAGGATTTACTAGATATTTTCACAAAATACAACGCCCTACCATACAATGGTGAAGCTGATGATATCGGCTACGCAGTAGTGTATTTAGCATCTGACGAATCGAAATTTATGACTGGTCAAACACTTCAAATCGAAGGTGGCCATTACATGGCAAATCCAACTATTGCAGATACAAATATTTGGGCTGCAAATCTACAAAAATAATTACCTTTTAAACTGATTGAACTAGCTTAAAATTGCTATTCGTGTTCAAATTTATCGATATTTATATCCTTGTTGTCTCAGGCTGTAGATCCATTCCGAAATCCGGAATTGTCTACAGCCTGTTTTAATTGTTTGAGTGCCTGAAATTGTTTGAGTGCCTGACACCTAACCCTTTTCTAATGCTAATTTAATGCCGAAGCCAATTAAAACGGTTCCTGTTAGGCCTTCGATTACTGCCTTTGTCATAGGCTTCTTCATAAAAGCACTAATTTTATCTAATAAATAGACATAGAAAACAAACCATAAAGCGGTTAAAGCAGTATAAATAAGCCCCATTAGTAGAAATGGAAAAAATGTACTGTTAGAACCGTCTACAAATTGCGGTAAGAACGTTAAAAAAAAGACTGCTACTTTTGGATTTGTAACATTGGTTAAGAAGCCTTGTTTAAAGCAAGATTGATGCGCATATTTGTTGTCAATTTGCGTTTCTTCATCGACAACGGATGACTGCACGGGCATCTTTTTTAACGTCCATAACGTCTTGGCACCTAAGTAACATAAATACACTGCTCCGACGTATTTTAAAATCGCAAATAGATAGGCTGATTTTACAATTATCGCTGATAGACCAATAACTGCCGCTAATGTATGAATAAATAATCCACAGCAAGAGCCTATAATCGTTTGTAAGCCTCCTCTTTTATTGATTGTTAATGTATTTTTTGTCGCAATAGCTGTATCAGGTCCAGGCAAAATAATTAACAAAATACACATCAGTAAAAACATCGGTATATTTTCCATGCTAACCCCCCATTCGTCTGAAAATTATAAAAATAATTCTATCATACGTAATCTGCTTGAAAAAGGGGCGGACTTCAAAATCTGTTACATTCTAATTATTTGACATATAACCATTAGGTGTTATATATTCATAACACCTAATGGTTATATTTTTAAAATAGAGGAGACTATATGATGTCAGAGCAACTGCAAAATATTGTGAAAACTGTTACGTTCAACGCGCCAATCGAGAAGGTTTGGGACACTGTTACAGATGCTAAAAAACTAGGTTCTTGGTTTATGCCCAATGATTTTAAACCAATAGAAGGGCATGCATTTACACTCCAATCACCCTTTGGCCCATCGCCCTGTAAAGTTGAAAAAGTAGATGCACCACATTTTGTCCGTTTTGCATGGGATACTGATGGGTGGTTTGTTACATTTGAGTTAAAACAATCTGGAGAGCAAACAGTATTTACATTAACTCATGGTGGCTGGAAAGAAGCATCTCATCTAATTCCAAAAGCAAACATGCCTGCTGACGCTGTTCGTCAAAATATGGACAATGGTTGGTCGATGCTTGTTGGCAAAAAATTAAAAGAGACTGTGGAAACTGCATGACGCAGCTTGCAAACAAGGTTGATGTTTTTCAAGCAATTGCTGACCCGACAAGACGTCATGTACTACAACTATTAGCATCAAGCGATAAACCCATTGCACTAATTGCTGACCACTTTACAATTAGTAGAACTGCTGTCGTCAAGCATTTGCACGTTTTAGAACAAGCCGAGCTAGTATCCGCCCAAAAGAAAGGGCGCGAAAAAATTTACACGTTACACACTGATCGGTTAAAAGAGATTGAAGACTGGTTACAATATTTTGACTTGTTTTGGAATAATAAATTGGCGCAGTTGCAACATATTATTGATAACGACGAATAGCGCAAAACTTAAGCCGCTGGGACAAAAGAGAAAAGGTGTTAGATTGATGGCAGTCAATCTAACACCTTTTTTGCTGCGCCGTTGTTGTCCGCTTCGGCGGTGCTTTCCGCTCAGCACAGTAAGCCGTAACCCTCGCTAACGCGCAAAAATGCCAACGTCTTACGCTGTGTGCGTTCTGAGCAGGAGTCACCCCTTCGCTACCAACAACTAGTGAACCCTTCTAATTTTTTTTATTGCAAAAGCAAGAATAGATAAGGTCTCCATATAGCAATACCTTTCCTCTGT
This genomic interval from Lysinibacillus sphaericus contains the following:
- a CDS encoding SDR family NAD(P)-dependent oxidoreductase, which codes for MKRVENKVALVTGGASGIGLSAATLLAKEGAKVVIADFNIEGAKEVAASLVKEGYEASAVFLDAGDAQSIEDAVEFTVAQYGTITVLFNNVGLTNLQKDLDVVNIDLDEWDRLVNVNLKSVLLGSRFAIPHMQKAGGGSIINTASMGAFASDQIRTAYGTTKAGVVHLTKYIATQYGKDKIRCNAIAPGLILTPAAKNNLPQDLLDIFTKYNALPYNGEADDIGYAVVYLASDESKFMTGQTLQIEGGHYMANPTIADTNIWAANLQK
- a CDS encoding LysE family translocator produces the protein MENIPMFLLMCILLIILPGPDTAIATKNTLTINKRGGLQTIIGSCCGLFIHTLAAVIGLSAIIVKSAYLFAILKYVGAVYLCYLGAKTLWTLKKMPVQSSVVDEETQIDNKYAHQSCFKQGFLTNVTNPKVAVFFLTFLPQFVDGSNSTFFPFLLMGLIYTALTALWFVFYVYLLDKISAFMKKPMTKAVIEGLTGTVLIGFGIKLALEKG
- a CDS encoding SRPBCC family protein, with protein sequence MSEQLQNIVKTVTFNAPIEKVWDTVTDAKKLGSWFMPNDFKPIEGHAFTLQSPFGPSPCKVEKVDAPHFVRFAWDTDGWFVTFELKQSGEQTVFTLTHGGWKEASHLIPKANMPADAVRQNMDNGWSMLVGKKLKETVETA
- a CDS encoding ArsR/SmtB family transcription factor; this translates as MTQLANKVDVFQAIADPTRRHVLQLLASSDKPIALIADHFTISRTAVVKHLHVLEQAELVSAQKKGREKIYTLHTDRLKEIEDWLQYFDLFWNNKLAQLQHIIDNDE